In Sneathia sanguinegens, the following proteins share a genomic window:
- a CDS encoding RluA family pseudouridine synthase, which translates to MKKYKLDKSTQRMKIGQYLREIQNYSSRSLRKVRVYLDNKLVRLTKKLPSSGILFVEEKEKKTNIEPIAMDLDIVFEDSDLLIINKPYGLVTHPTLKKVDVTLANGIVAYLNIVPRFYNRLDMDTTGLIIIAKNAYTQAFLQNFGEVRKKYLALVEGKIEKEIVIEKPIFKPDQELKRIIDDRGQYAKTVVRPLKYIEDKDISLIECELFTGRTHQIRVHLKSIGHPILGDKLYNSTSLHKVKRQMLHAYSLEFNHPRTKKKQHIEIEEYEDMKKI; encoded by the coding sequence ATGAAAAAATATAAATTGGATAAAAGCACACAAAGAATGAAAATAGGACAATATCTAAGAGAAATACAGAATTATTCTAGTAGGAGCCTTAGAAAAGTTAGGGTTTATTTGGATAATAAGTTGGTCAGACTAACAAAAAAATTACCTTCTAGTGGTATTTTATTTGTAGAAGAAAAAGAAAAAAAGACGAATATTGAGCCTATAGCAATGGATTTAGATATTGTATTTGAAGACTCAGATCTTTTAATAATAAATAAACCTTATGGACTTGTGACACATCCTACATTAAAAAAAGTAGATGTAACTTTAGCAAATGGAATAGTAGCTTATTTAAATATAGTGCCTAGGTTCTATAATAGACTAGATATGGATACAACAGGCTTGATAATTATAGCAAAAAATGCATATACGCAGGCTTTTTTACAAAATTTTGGAGAAGTAAGAAAAAAATATTTAGCCTTAGTTGAAGGAAAAATAGAAAAAGAAATTGTAATAGAAAAGCCTATATTCAAGCCAGATCAAGAATTAAAAAGAATAATTGATGATAGGGGTCAATATGCAAAAACTGTTGTGAGACCGCTTAAATATATAGAAGATAAAGATATTAGTTTAATAGAATGTGAACTTTTTACAGGAAGAACACATCAGATAAGGGTGCATTTAAAGTCAATAGGACATCCGATACTAGGAGATAAATTATATAATTCTACATCTTTACATAAGGTTAAAAGACAAATGTTACATGCATATAGTCTTGAATTTAATCATCCAAGAACTAAGAAAAAACAACATATAGAGATAGAAGAATATGAAGATATGAAAAAAATATAA
- a CDS encoding phosphoglycerate kinase translates to MKKKTVRDLDVTGKKVLVRVDFNVPIKDGVIKDDNRIKAALPTLKYLLEKGAKVIAFSHLGRIKEEADKKSKTLLPVSKRLAELLGKEVKFVPETRGAELEAAINNLHNGEILMFENTRFEDLDGKKESKNNEELGKYWASLGDMFVNDAFGTAHRAHASNVGISANLKENTAVGFLMEKEIEFLGGAVDNPKKPYVAILGGAKVSDKIAVIENLIEKADKILIGGGMMFTFLKAKGLNTGKSLLEEDKLDLAKEIMKKAEAKGVKLVLPIDTVVAKEFNNDAAHKTVSVEAIEADDMGLDIGEATVTLFKKELEGAKTVVWNGPMGVFEMSNYAKGTIGVCEAIANLKDAITIIGGGDSAAAAIQLGYSDKFSHISTGGGASLEYLEGKVLPGLAAIANKSCGCSCE, encoded by the coding sequence ATGAAAAAGAAAACAGTTAGAGATTTAGATGTAACAGGTAAAAAAGTTTTAGTTAGAGTAGATTTTAATGTACCTATCAAAGATGGTGTAATAAAAGATGATAATAGAATAAAAGCAGCTTTACCAACTTTAAAATATTTATTAGAAAAAGGTGCAAAAGTTATAGCTTTTTCACATTTAGGAAGAATTAAAGAAGAAGCAGATAAAAAAAGCAAAACTTTATTACCAGTATCTAAGAGATTAGCAGAATTATTAGGAAAAGAAGTTAAATTTGTTCCTGAAACAAGAGGGGCTGAATTAGAAGCTGCAATTAATAATTTGCATAATGGTGAAATCTTAATGTTTGAAAACACAAGATTTGAAGATTTAGATGGTAAAAAAGAATCAAAAAATAATGAAGAATTAGGTAAATATTGGGCAAGTTTAGGAGATATGTTTGTAAATGATGCTTTTGGTACAGCACATAGAGCACATGCTTCAAATGTAGGAATTTCAGCAAATCTAAAAGAAAATACAGCAGTAGGTTTCTTAATGGAAAAAGAAATTGAATTCTTAGGAGGAGCAGTAGATAATCCTAAAAAACCATATGTAGCTATTTTAGGAGGAGCTAAGGTTTCAGATAAAATTGCTGTTATAGAAAATTTAATTGAAAAAGCAGATAAAATTCTAATTGGTGGTGGAATGATGTTTACTTTCCTAAAAGCTAAGGGATTAAATACAGGAAAATCATTATTAGAAGAAGATAAATTAGATTTAGCAAAAGAAATTATGAAAAAAGCAGAAGCTAAAGGAGTTAAATTAGTTTTACCTATAGATACAGTAGTAGCAAAAGAATTTAATAATGATGCAGCACATAAAACAGTTTCTGTAGAAGCAATAGAAGCAGATGATATGGGACTTGATATAGGTGAAGCAACAGTTACTTTATTCAAAAAAGAATTAGAAGGAGCTAAGACTGTTGTATGGAACGGACCTATGGGAGTATTTGAAATGAGCAATTATGCAAAAGGAACTATAGGTGTTTGTGAAGCAATAGCTAATTTAAAAGATGCAATAACTATTATAGGTGGTGGAGATTCAGCAGCAGCAGCTATTCAATTAGGATATAGCGATAAATTCTCACATATTTCAACTGGTGGAGGAGCATCACTTGAATACCTAGAAGGAAAAGTTTTACCTGGTCTTGCTGCAATAGCAAATAAAAGTTGTGGTTGTAGTTGTGAATAA
- a CDS encoding hydroxymethylglutaryl-CoA reductase, degradative, giving the protein MKENMKEKFNKYYLKTRNERIDILREYVSFENYKALEKTEILSNEIANNMIENQISVLGLPLGLATNFVINNEEYVIPMAVEEPSVIAAASNAAKLLGNIEVDIKNREVIGQIALYDIKKDINEILAKKEELLQIANSTQEQLVKLGGGARDIKVEKKGKFCIIYLYVDTLDAMGANMVNTMLESISQVVVEILEAKKLMSILSNYSTECLVEAKVEIKVEKNFGEKMTLACEFANVDVYRATTNNKGIFNGIDALAIATGNDWRAIEAAGHAYASRSGQYSSLTTWTFDGEKLRGNLIIPMAIATFGGSIGLNPASKIALDILKNPDAKELSKIAVALGLAQNFAALRALVTVGIQKGHMKLHAKSIASFIGAKEDESEYVIQKMIEKNKINIEEAKKILGDLRNGSHC; this is encoded by the coding sequence ATGAAAGAAAATATGAAAGAAAAATTTAATAAATATTATCTAAAGACAAGGAATGAAAGAATTGATATTTTAAGGGAATATGTTTCTTTTGAAAATTATAAAGCATTGGAGAAGACAGAAATATTATCTAATGAAATAGCTAATAATATGATTGAAAATCAAATAAGTGTTTTAGGTTTACCTTTAGGACTTGCTACCAATTTTGTAATAAATAATGAAGAATATGTAATACCAATGGCAGTTGAAGAACCTTCTGTTATAGCAGCGGCAAGTAATGCAGCAAAACTTTTAGGAAATATTGAAGTTGATATAAAGAATAGAGAAGTAATAGGGCAAATAGCCTTATATGACATAAAAAAAGACATAAATGAAATATTAGCAAAAAAAGAAGAATTATTACAAATTGCAAATTCTACTCAAGAACAATTAGTAAAATTGGGTGGAGGAGCAAGGGATATAAAAGTAGAAAAAAAGGGAAAATTTTGCATAATATATCTTTATGTAGATACTCTTGATGCAATGGGAGCTAATATGGTAAATACTATGTTAGAATCAATAAGTCAAGTGGTAGTTGAAATTCTAGAAGCTAAAAAATTAATGAGTATTTTATCTAATTATTCAACTGAGTGTTTGGTAGAAGCAAAGGTTGAAATTAAGGTAGAAAAAAATTTTGGTGAAAAAATGACTTTAGCCTGTGAATTTGCTAATGTAGATGTATATAGAGCAACTACAAATAATAAGGGAATATTCAATGGTATAGATGCTCTAGCTATAGCAACTGGAAATGATTGGCGTGCAATAGAAGCAGCAGGTCATGCTTATGCTAGTAGAAGTGGGCAATATTCATCACTTACAACATGGACTTTTGATGGAGAAAAATTAAGAGGTAATTTAATAATACCTATGGCTATAGCCACTTTTGGGGGATCTATAGGTCTTAATCCAGCAAGTAAAATAGCTTTAGATATTCTAAAAAATCCAGATGCAAAAGAATTGTCAAAAATAGCTGTAGCTCTTGGCTTGGCACAGAATTTTGCAGCCTTACGAGCTTTAGTAACTGTAGGAATACAAAAAGGGCATATGAAATTACATGCAAAATCTATAGCTAGTTTTATAGGTGCAAAAGAAGATGAAAGTGAATATGTAATACAAAAAATGATAGAAAAGAATAAAATAAATATAGAAGAAGCAAAAAAAATATTAGGAGATCTTAGAAATGGAAGCCATTGCTAA
- a CDS encoding DegV family protein has protein sequence MGIKYIDAKRLRRVLIGGGKWIKRHEKYLNELNVYPVPDGDTGTNMSLTAQTMIDDIVNKTDDKISMENLAEIVEDAVLTGARGNSGTILSQIITGFLSNIKDKKRLYPSDVAEALTCAKDLAYKVVDTPVEGTMLTVIRLVAEKANEIKEVETFNEFIDGIVEKAHEAVELTPSLLPKLKEAGVVDSGGQGLFYFFVGMSKILTQIELLTKASVVESEFDKTILKIDHNQDDIKYKFCTEFIIQTKADFDREQIKSELLELGDSAVFANSSKKFKVHIHTNDPVIVIDKACKSGELEKVKIENMKIQNENVLKSENEKAKIFVNQAKFLRKDAYIILADTLALKDEFLKLGANAVILGGQGQNPSVNDILNAIEKVEEYSNIYILPNNKNVIAAANLAMDKTNKPLIVIPTKTMLEGMFYLRYPKLTMEERGRLNSINSSIEITKAVRETVVDGMEIKEGDYLTLLNTKIKFVTKTLEEAVDKIIENLITEDTLTLTVVEGKNKYENIIEKLKNLKVKLTENIQIINGQQENYSYYIYIENKPKDQPEIAIITDSASELNANDVVNMNVTVIPTRMDCDGKEYRDEENISKLEFWNMLVNEEKVFRTAQPAPKELVNTYNMLFRRGYKKILIIPLSSKLSGTQQVMKLAREMIKRENDIIIYDSKAISIQLGYMVIQAAKLVKKGYGIEEIKEYLDKFIERSKLYIVVNSLKYLQRGGRISKTAQTIGDFLNLKPVISISDGALFVEKKVLGGDAAVNKYIERCINEKLKVHSLYIMAASGGTNAQLEQINKIISIYKNNRKVTLLGSIKEIGATVGTHAGPVYGVLLIPKLL, from the coding sequence ATGGGTATAAAATATATAGATGCAAAAAGATTAAGAAGAGTATTGATTGGTGGGGGGAAATGGATAAAAAGGCATGAAAAATATTTGAATGAATTGAATGTTTATCCAGTACCAGATGGAGATACAGGGACCAATATGTCTTTGACAGCCCAAACAATGATAGATGATATTGTAAATAAGACAGATGATAAAATAAGTATGGAAAATTTAGCTGAAATAGTTGAAGATGCTGTTTTAACAGGAGCAAGAGGAAATTCTGGAACAATTTTATCACAAATTATTACAGGTTTTTTATCAAATATTAAAGATAAAAAAAGACTATATCCTAGCGATGTAGCAGAAGCATTAACTTGTGCAAAAGATTTAGCGTATAAGGTTGTTGATACACCTGTAGAAGGTACAATGTTAACAGTTATAAGACTTGTAGCAGAAAAGGCTAATGAAATAAAAGAAGTTGAAACTTTTAATGAATTCATTGATGGAATAGTTGAAAAAGCACATGAAGCTGTTGAACTTACACCAAGTCTACTTCCCAAACTAAAAGAAGCGGGCGTTGTTGATTCTGGAGGACAAGGTTTATTTTACTTTTTTGTAGGAATGAGTAAAATATTGACTCAGATTGAATTATTAACAAAGGCTTCTGTTGTAGAAAGTGAATTTGACAAAACAATACTTAAAATAGATCATAATCAAGATGATATAAAATATAAATTTTGTACCGAGTTTATAATTCAAACAAAGGCAGATTTTGATAGAGAACAAATAAAATCAGAATTATTGGAATTAGGAGATTCAGCAGTATTTGCTAATTCAAGTAAAAAATTTAAAGTTCATATACATACTAATGATCCAGTTATAGTTATTGATAAGGCTTGTAAGAGTGGAGAATTAGAAAAAGTAAAAATAGAAAATATGAAAATACAAAATGAAAATGTATTAAAATCTGAAAATGAAAAGGCTAAAATATTTGTAAATCAAGCTAAATTTTTAAGAAAAGATGCATATATAATACTTGCTGATACTTTAGCATTAAAAGATGAATTTTTGAAATTAGGAGCTAATGCAGTAATTTTAGGTGGGCAAGGTCAAAATCCAAGTGTAAATGATATATTAAATGCAATTGAAAAAGTTGAAGAATATAGCAATATATACATTCTGCCAAATAATAAAAATGTAATAGCAGCAGCTAATCTTGCTATGGATAAAACAAATAAGCCTTTAATAGTTATACCAACAAAGACAATGCTTGAAGGGATGTTTTATTTAAGATATCCTAAGTTGACTATGGAAGAAAGAGGTAGACTAAATTCTATAAATAGTTCTATAGAAATTACTAAAGCTGTAAGAGAAACCGTAGTAGACGGTATGGAGATTAAAGAAGGGGATTATTTAACTTTATTAAATACAAAAATTAAATTTGTAACAAAAACTTTGGAAGAAGCTGTAGATAAAATAATTGAAAATTTAATTACAGAAGATACTCTTACTTTAACTGTCGTTGAAGGTAAAAATAAATATGAAAATATTATAGAAAAATTAAAAAATTTAAAAGTAAAATTAACAGAAAATATTCAAATTATAAATGGACAACAAGAAAATTATTCTTACTATATTTACATTGAAAATAAACCAAAAGATCAACCTGAAATTGCAATTATTACAGATTCTGCTTCAGAATTGAATGCAAATGATGTTGTTAATATGAATGTTACTGTAATACCTACAAGAATGGATTGTGATGGTAAAGAATATAGGGATGAAGAAAATATATCTAAATTAGAATTTTGGAATATGCTAGTTAATGAAGAAAAAGTATTTAGAACAGCTCAACCAGCACCAAAGGAACTTGTAAATACATATAATATGTTATTTAGAAGGGGTTACAAAAAGATTTTGATTATACCTCTTTCAAGTAAATTATCTGGAACACAACAAGTAATGAAATTAGCAAGAGAAATGATAAAAAGAGAAAATGACATTATTATTTATGACTCTAAAGCTATTTCAATCCAATTAGGTTATATGGTTATACAAGCAGCTAAATTAGTTAAAAAAGGCTATGGAATAGAAGAAATAAAAGAATATTTGGATAAATTTATAGAAAGAAGTAAATTATATATAGTTGTTAATAGCTTGAAATATTTACAAAGAGGTGGAAGAATTTCAAAAACTGCCCAAACAATAGGAGATTTCTTAAATTTAAAACCTGTTATATCAATATCGGATGGAGCTTTATTTGTAGAAAAGAAAGTTCTAGGTGGAGATGCTGCAGTTAATAAATATATAGAAAGATGCATAAATGAAAAATTAAAAGTTCATAGTTTGTATATTATGGCTGCTTCAGGTGGAACAAATGCTCAATTAGAACAAATTAATAAAATAATTTCAATATATAAAAATAATAGAAAGGTTACACTTTTAGGTTCAATAAAAGAAATAGGAGCAACAGTTGGAACACATGCAGGACCAGTATATGGAGTTCTATTAATACCTAAATTACTATAA
- the gap gene encoding type I glyceraldehyde-3-phosphate dehydrogenase, with translation MSVKVAINGFGRIGRLALRLMINDPEFDVVAVNDLTDPAMLAHLFKYDSSQGRFDGEIKVEEGAFVVNGKTIKSFSNANPEELPWGELGVDVVLECTGFFVKKEKAEAHIKAGAKKVVISAPAKGEGVKTVVYNVNHEILDGSETVISGASCTTNCLAPMANVLEKVFGIECGSMTTIHAYTGDQNTLDAPHRKGDFRRARAAAVNIVPNTTGAAKAIKLVIPSLAGKLDGAAQRVPVPTGSLTELVTVLKKKVTVEEVNEAMKKAANESFGYNEDPIVSSDIVGSHFGSIFDATQTKVIEAGDKQLVKTVAWYDNEMSYTAQLIRTLKYFVELSK, from the coding sequence ATGTCAGTAAAAGTGGCAATAAATGGATTTGGAAGAATAGGACGTCTTGCATTAAGACTTATGATCAATGATCCAGAATTTGATGTAGTTGCAGTTAATGATTTGACAGATCCTGCAATGTTAGCACACTTATTCAAATACGATTCATCACAAGGAAGATTTGATGGAGAAATTAAGGTAGAAGAAGGAGCATTTGTTGTTAATGGTAAAACAATTAAATCATTCAGTAATGCAAATCCAGAAGAATTACCTTGGGGAGAATTAGGAGTAGACGTAGTATTAGAATGTACAGGATTCTTTGTTAAGAAAGAAAAAGCAGAAGCACATATTAAAGCAGGAGCTAAAAAAGTTGTTATTTCAGCACCAGCAAAAGGTGAAGGAGTTAAAACAGTTGTATATAATGTAAATCATGAAATCTTAGATGGTTCAGAAACAGTTATTTCAGGAGCTTCATGTACTACAAACTGTTTAGCACCTATGGCAAATGTATTAGAAAAAGTATTTGGAATTGAATGTGGTTCAATGACAACAATACACGCTTATACAGGAGACCAAAACACATTAGATGCACCTCATAGAAAAGGTGACTTTAGAAGAGCAAGAGCAGCAGCTGTAAATATTGTTCCTAATACAACAGGTGCAGCAAAAGCAATTAAATTAGTTATACCATCATTAGCAGGTAAATTAGATGGTGCTGCACAAAGAGTACCAGTACCTACTGGATCATTAACAGAATTAGTAACTGTTTTAAAGAAAAAAGTAACTGTAGAAGAAGTTAATGAAGCTATGAAGAAAGCAGCAAATGAATCATTTGGATATAATGAAGATCCAATCGTATCATCTGATATAGTTGGAAGCCACTTTGGTTCAATATTTGATGCTACACAAACAAAAGTTATCGAAGCAGGAGACAAACAATTAGTTAAGACTGTAGCTTGGTACGATAATGAAATGTCATATACAGCTCAATTAATAAGAACATTAAAATATTTTGTTGAATTATCAAAATAA
- a CDS encoding nucleoside 2-deoxyribosyltransferase → MNKVKVYLAGALFNEAEVSQRIKEGKLLRENFSTLDIFNPIEQPFNENKQSLPTPQEIYEADAKAVKDCDIAIFDLTNEDAGVMIELGLAIAYGKKIIGVNSDIRLKSANKYEIPSYAMNHFVLGAVLKYGVLVYSFDEVIKNLKLAGIK, encoded by the coding sequence GTGAATAAAGTGAAAGTATATTTAGCTGGAGCTTTATTTAACGAAGCTGAGGTTTCACAAAGAATAAAAGAAGGTAAACTATTAAGGGAAAATTTTTCAACTTTAGATATATTTAATCCAATAGAACAACCTTTCAATGAAAATAAGCAAAGCTTGCCGACACCTCAAGAAATTTATGAAGCAGATGCAAAAGCAGTTAAAGATTGCGATATTGCAATTTTTGATTTAACAAATGAAGATGCTGGAGTAATGATTGAATTAGGGCTTGCCATAGCTTATGGTAAAAAAATAATAGGAGTAAATTCAGATATTAGATTAAAATCTGCGAATAAGTATGAAATACCAAGTTATGCTATGAATCATTTCGTATTAGGAGCAGTATTAAAATATGGTGTTTTAGTTTATTCATTTGATGAAGTAATAAAAAATTTAAAATTAGCAGGTATTAAATAA
- a CDS encoding hydroxymethylglutaryl-CoA synthase, with the protein MKIGIDKIGIHIPKYYLDIKDLAEKRGVDPNKYLIGLGLNKMSITCKNQDIVSMATMAADKILDEEDKKDIDMIIVGTETGVDQSKSSSAFIHSLLGINEFCRSIEIKQACYGATAALLLAKAHILENENSKVLVIATDIAKYGINTAGEATQGAGAVAMLITKNPRILEISNEKVSYTKDVMDFFRPNNSIYAIARGKLSTETYLDSLEKVYKEFERKYGEKDYSAICLHVPYPKLAFKGLKRIEKENLENKLQEAVKYNKEVGNIYTGSLFLSLVSLLDNAKFKEGDIIGLYSYGSGAVSEFFTMKIVEGYEKYLRIEENKKLFENRIRLSVLEYETKFFEEVKEDIENENIEGEEIYLKGIFNNERKYERKI; encoded by the coding sequence ATGAAAATAGGAATAGATAAAATTGGTATTCATATACCTAAATATTATTTAGACATAAAGGATTTAGCTGAAAAAAGAGGTGTTGATCCAAATAAATATCTAATAGGGTTAGGTCTTAATAAAATGTCTATAACTTGTAAAAACCAAGATATAGTAAGTATGGCTACAATGGCAGCAGATAAAATTTTGGATGAAGAAGATAAAAAAGATATAGACATGATAATAGTTGGAACAGAAACAGGTGTTGATCAATCAAAATCAAGTTCAGCATTTATTCATTCTTTACTTGGAATTAATGAATTTTGTAGAAGTATTGAAATTAAACAAGCCTGTTATGGGGCAACAGCAGCTCTACTTTTGGCAAAGGCACATATATTAGAAAATGAAAATAGTAAAGTATTAGTAATAGCAACAGATATAGCAAAATATGGTATAAATACAGCTGGAGAAGCTACTCAAGGTGCAGGAGCTGTTGCAATGTTAATAACAAAGAATCCGAGAATATTAGAAATAAGCAATGAAAAAGTTAGTTACACAAAGGATGTCATGGACTTTTTTAGACCAAATAATAGTATTTATGCTATAGCTCGTGGGAAATTATCAACAGAAACATATTTAGATTCTTTAGAAAAAGTATATAAAGAATTTGAAAGAAAATATGGTGAAAAAGACTATAGTGCAATTTGTTTGCATGTACCTTATCCAAAGTTAGCCTTTAAGGGTTTGAAAAGAATAGAAAAAGAAAATTTAGAAAATAAGCTTCAGGAAGCTGTGAAATATAATAAGGAAGTAGGAAATATTTATACAGGTTCTTTATTTTTAAGCCTTGTTTCATTACTAGACAATGCTAAATTTAAAGAAGGCGATATAATTGGGTTATATAGTTATGGTTCAGGAGCAGTTAGTGAATTTTTTACAATGAAAATAGTTGAAGGCTATGAAAAATATTTAAGAATAGAAGAAAATAAGAAACTCTTTGAAAATAGAATAAGATTAAGTGTTTTAGAATATGAAACAAAATTTTTTGAAGAAGTAAAAGAAGATATAGAAAATGAAAATATAGAAGGAGAAGAAATATATTTAAAAGGTATATTCAATAATGAAAGAAAATATGAAAGAAAAATTTAA
- a CDS encoding thiolase family protein, giving the protein MEKKVAIVLAKRTAIGGYKKSLLDKNIVDIATKLIKKSIDKKNINKVDEVIMGMVMQSGYGQNVARQISIKSGVPIKASSYTVNMVCGSGMKAVELGANSILLGKSKIVLVGGLENMSNVDYSLLLSDGLTDVFNNYHMGMTAENVAKKYGITREDCDKFSLNSTKKAIENLDKLKEEIVELVDISTDEHIRLGQNIEKLSKLKPAFLKDGVVTAGNSTGLNDGVAILLLMEDKVAKELNLEILGYIKNISCVGLDPKYMGLGPVEAIKKTVAIEKIDISDIDLFEINEAFASQVIACIRELKIDEKKVNVNGGALALGHPIGASGARIIVTLINEMKRRNSKRGIASLCVGGGQGLAVLIER; this is encoded by the coding sequence GTGGAAAAAAAAGTAGCAATAGTTTTAGCTAAGAGAACGGCTATAGGAGGCTATAAAAAAAGTCTTTTAGATAAAAATATTGTTGATATTGCAACAAAATTAATAAAAAAAAGTATAGATAAAAAAAATATAAATAAAGTTGACGAAGTAATAATGGGTATGGTAATGCAATCAGGCTATGGTCAAAATGTTGCAAGACAAATATCAATTAAATCAGGGGTTCCAATAAAAGCTAGTTCATATACAGTTAATATGGTATGTGGTTCAGGGATGAAAGCTGTGGAATTAGGAGCTAATTCTATACTTCTAGGTAAAAGTAAGATAGTTTTAGTTGGAGGCTTAGAAAATATGAGTAATGTAGACTATTCTTTATTACTTTCTGATGGGCTAACTGATGTATTTAATAATTATCATATGGGAATGACAGCTGAGAATGTAGCAAAAAAATATGGTATTACAAGAGAAGACTGTGATAAATTTTCATTAAATAGTACAAAAAAAGCTATAGAAAATTTAGATAAATTAAAAGAAGAAATTGTAGAACTAGTTGATATATCAACTGATGAGCATATTAGGTTGGGACAAAATATAGAAAAATTATCTAAATTAAAACCAGCATTTTTAAAAGATGGTGTTGTAACAGCAGGTAATTCAACAGGATTAAACGATGGAGTTGCAATACTTCTTTTGATGGAAGATAAAGTTGCAAAAGAACTCAATTTAGAAATTTTGGGATATATAAAAAATATTTCATGTGTGGGACTTGATCCTAAATATATGGGGCTAGGTCCAGTTGAAGCAATTAAAAAGACAGTGGCTATAGAAAAAATAGATATTTCTGATATAGATTTATTTGAAATAAATGAAGCATTTGCAAGCCAAGTAATAGCTTGCATTAGAGAATTAAAAATAGATGAGAAAAAAGTTAATGTAAATGGGGGAGCATTAGCTCTAGGACATCCTATAGGTGCAAGTGGAGCTAGAATAATAGTAACATTAATAAATGAAATGAAGAGAAGAAATTCTAAAAGAGGAATAGCTAGTCTTTGTGTTGGAGGAGGACAAGGTTTAGCAGTTTTAATTGAAAGGTAG
- a CDS encoding mevalonate kinase, with the protein MEAIAKIILFGEHSVVYGKRALAIPIRELKIKVKKTKEKCFQNDYVEYIKNLLNIKEYIKIKSNIPISRGLGSSAALPVAMSRLVGADENKIAKIAEIKAHGNPSGIDSSVICSEKSLIFEKGKENIYINTKLEGYITIIDSGIQSSTKKAVEQVRMLNRIDIIDKLGEITEEAIKSYYDKKIYKLGELFYKAQEQLVKLGLSNERIDRLVKKAKYNSLGAKITGSGMGGCIIALCKNKKQAIKLKKEMKKEGVEGCWIVRV; encoded by the coding sequence ATGGAAGCCATTGCTAAAATTATTTTATTTGGAGAACATAGCGTAGTTTATGGTAAAAGAGCATTAGCTATTCCAATAAGGGAATTAAAAATAAAAGTAAAAAAAACAAAAGAAAAATGTTTTCAAAATGACTATGTGGAATATATAAAAAATTTATTAAATATTAAAGAATATATAAAAATAAAATCTAATATACCAATATCAAGGGGATTAGGTTCGTCAGCAGCCTTACCAGTTGCAATGTCAAGGTTAGTTGGAGCAGATGAAAATAAGATAGCTAAAATAGCTGAGATAAAAGCACATGGTAATCCTAGTGGTATAGATAGTTCGGTTATTTGTTCAGAAAAAAGTTTGATTTTTGAGAAGGGTAAGGAAAATATCTATATAAATACTAAATTGGAAGGATATATTACTATTATTGATAGTGGTATACAGTCTAGTACAAAAAAGGCAGTTGAGCAAGTTAGAATGCTGAATAGAATAGATATAATAGATAAATTAGGTGAAATAACAGAAGAGGCTATAAAATCCTATTATGATAAAAAAATATATAAATTAGGTGAGCTTTTTTATAAAGCACAAGAACAATTAGTTAAATTGGGTCTAAGTAATGAAAGAATAGATAGACTTGTAAAAAAGGCAAAATATAACAGTCTAGGAGCGAAAATAACAGGTTCAGGAATGGGAGGCTGTATAATAGCTCTATGCAAAAATAAAAAACAAGCAATTAAATTAAAAAAAGAAATGAAAAAAGAAGGAGTAGAAGGCTGTTGGATAGTAAGAGTATAG